TATAAAGCCGATTGTATTGATGCCTCGGCGGTGACATTTCGGTTTCTTCTCCTCCCGCAGCAGTCTTCGTCCTTCCCTCCTACATGGCCACGCTCGGCCGCGGCGCACCTCTGCCGGGGAGAGGCGCACTTGTTGAGGACCCGCAATCTCAGGAGATGGTGAAGATGAGCCGCGACCTGATAGAGAAGATCCTGCAGGCCATTCCCGACACGCACGCGTCCTGCATCCACTCACAGGTGAGGAGACCGGCGCAagcgtttttctttttgctgcttTTGCTGTTGCTGCGTTTAGATGTAAATGTGTTGGGTGCGGTGATTCTGCCTGTGAGCCCATAATAAGAGCTCCTGAGCCTGAGTCAGCACTTTGCCCTGGTACTGGTCTGACAGGCTGCATCATCGCTCCACTTTTGCAGCAGTCATCGTGTGCATTACAAACGTGTTGCATGTAAAAACACATACGTGAGATGATTTATTAGTTGTAGTGCTGCTCAGAGGTGGGAAGCAACGAACTGCAAACACCTCTTACCTTACTGTACTTAAGCTGAcaactttttaaattttaatacCAATGTGTTCGCACTTTCTTCTCCTTACATTTTCAAGACAGGCTCCTCACTTTGGTTTTTAATGCATTCAAGAgggattattgattatttaataGGCGACAAAGTGTCGCTAATTGACGTCCTGTGAATggaactgtctttgtggtgcgtttaCGAGAAGCTCAGACAAATCCTTTTGACTCTACCTTTAAGTTTACTAGTCGTTAAATTGTATTAATTAGACATGTGGTTCAGTAAGATTTGAACAGAAATTTGAATTTTGAGTCTTTTTTATACAAATATCTGTAGCCTACttatacttgagtaaagaatgtgtAACTGTCTGACTTAAGCAGTAATGAATCTGCTACAAGACTCATTTGCACTAAGTACTTCTCTTAAGTACAATATCAAGGTACTTCCACTTGAATATTTTCATTACATGTTACCTTACAAGTCAGACGGTACATACAAGACCTATAATAAGATTGTAGAATATGATCCACTGTCCAGATTAAACTAGTTAAAATTAGCTCAACCTCAACAGCTCGCCTCCAAACTAATAGTGAACCCAAAATATGATGCTCAAATGCAGCGTAATGAGTGCTTCTAAAGCTTTAAAGGAGGCTGTCACGATATCAGAAGGAATTCACAGTAACAGTAGGCTGTTTTTGTGATATTTGTAGACTTTTtgaagaaaacaataaacaatggTGTCAGTCAAATTAAATCTTTCATGGAATggaaataacaaacacacagcagccacaGACTGTGTTCGTAGATAGCTGATGTTTCTGCgtcatctttgtcttttttgtttaatgGCCGGCTGGATACCAGCGTCAAGGTGCTTACCACTGCCTAATGTGACACtctgagaataaaaagaaacataattGATTTAAGAGGTGCTGAATTTTACTTGCGATATTATCATATGTGTATTACTAACATGCTATCAATATTTCATCTGCAAATGTCATGGTTATATTGCAGCACAGCTACTTTAAAGCTGCTGCAGAATCTGTCAATTTCGTTGATTCTGGTGCCCCCTGTGACCAAAAACAGCACAATGTAATTTTGTTTACTTGCTTATGTAGGCTGCTATCGATCCATAACATTtctacactctctctctctccaccacaGGCCCTACAGCTCAAttccactgaaaatgaaaggCTGGCGATGATCGCAAAAACCATTGGAATTCCGTCTGCTCCTGTACTCAAAGCCGTGTCAGAAAACTACACTTTGGTGAGCATCTTCTAGGGGAATAATTCTGTAAATTAAgtgatggattaaaaaaaaaaaaaaaacagacaacgTGACCTGGTGTTCTGTCTTCTTAGGAGACCTGTTTGAGACACATGTCCGAGGGTCTGCAGCTGCACCGGGCCTTGCTGAGCTCCGTCACTCCTCGCCTGGAGAACAAGGACAAAGTGATCAGCCTACAGGCTGACATCAGAGACCTTGTCATTCAGGTCAATAAGGTGGGGGACTTATTCTAAATCAATCTTTCTTGACAAATGATGCTTACTTAAAGGCAAAtgtactgatgtttttttttgtgtcctttGCAGTTGTTGAAAAAGGTGCATGCAGAGGCTGTGGTGCAGCCCTCACCGACCCCTGTTGCCCTAACTCTACCAGGGGACTATGAGATTCAGGTGGCAGCACACCTGACTCTGGTGCAGCTCCAGGCCTTCGGGCAGGATGTGGTCCGCTGCCTCAGGAGTCTGGACCGGAGCAatgaagaagagacagagagctgaCCATGAGCCAACCGCTTTTGGAACATGTCCAAAACGTGACATATTCTGCCATTTTTTGTTAtggcatttatttatacaaaatatttatttctatttatataGATATTTATTTAGATAGAATATTTATTGAGggaattttatttttgatagcTTTGTTTGCCTTATTCCTCTTTCTGTTGACAGCAGAGCTAACTTCTGTTTTAACACTAGTCTGCTGACTCCTTCTGAAAGTATGCCATCACGCCTACGTTAAATGGCaataactgaaaatgaaatcatCCTCCAAAAACAAACTATAATCACTTATATTTAAAAGTGCAAAAGGAAAGAATACACTAACAATTCTCGCAGCTGAGTTTAAAGGGGCACGATGTATttttggggaagaaaaaaaagaaaagatcttCATTCACTGATTTTTAATACctaaacaaacagaataaacacattCTCTTCATTTTGATGACTAAATaaaggttcaggttcaggtcttTATTGTCCCTCAAGGGGAATTTGATTTACAGtagagggcaaaaaaaaaaaaaaaaaaaccccacaaagaCAACATAAAGAGGACATGGGACATTAATCACAGTTACagcaaacaaccaaccaaaagATTAAAAGTAATACTGCAAATAGTAATTAACTGATAATCTGAATGACGTTAAAGGACACAGTTTCACATTatattactttgtttatatttggcaggccctgccacctttctagctcaaaacagtgttctggggacagcttgtttgttcagttatcgaaaaaaataaatatttccgtgtttgtatttttacctcattaatattgttaatattaccattctaagtttgaatttcttctcgaaaactacatagtgcacctttaataaataaaggaaaaaaatggaggaaaacCTGAGAACCTGACTTCTCAACATCTGTCTGAGCTGAAAGGTAACACTAGCAGACATTTGTTAACACTCATTTCAGAGGGTTGGGGGCACACTAAGGCTTTAATGATACAttctgttaaatgtttaaaagaaactacttttaaaaaagaaaaatccgtTTGAATGAATGacttgcagaaaaaaaaacatttgtattttctgattttccaataaaataaataactctTCACTGAAAAAGGGAGTCCTTCCTTTCCTTAAGGCAATCTGATGTTCAGAAATGTGGTCTCATTGATGAAATGACATTTCCAGTGAAGCTAATACTGGCGTAGAGAAGTGTAACTAAAAGTGAAATAGAGGCCtgtgtgtcattattttctgcCATGCTGCCAGACAGATTTCCTGGAGTGTTGCAAGCGGTGGGCAACAGTCTGATGACCACAAGCTTTTGTCACTAAGAGGACGGTCCAAAGTCCCTTGTGCGTAATGTCATGTGGCCGCCCTCGCTAGCATGTGACCGTTCAACTGACCCATGGTTTGTGATCACAGCGGTCACGTTATGGTAACTTCCAAATGTCACCAAACGTAACCATAGTATGATCTTAACCGCACATTGAAGGAAACACATTCCCAGTAAGTAAATACTgctaaatagatagatagaaaataGATCATGTTCATTACAGggtttttatttaaacatttatttacacattcttcgtgtggaaaaaagaaacataaaaaacaatagcaaaacagtgtttacacaGACATGGTTATAAACATGGTATTTTCCAACAAAGACGATCTTTAAATGAATGATCCAGTCAGGAAATGGGCCACCCGAGGGTCATTTTGGTACCGAGGTTGAATTTAGACCCACAGCTTACAGGGCAGAGATGGCTTTGGCAGCTACTCTCCTCCCCAGTGGCAGAGTCAGGTCGGTGATGGCCAGGACGACTCGAGGTTTGGCCAGAGCAGGCAGCTTCACCAGCTCAGAAACCTGCATGCgtgtaaaaaagacaaataactgTTATTTTACTGCTTTAGTGGATCTGAAGAAACAGTTCAAATGGCATCATGTTGCTCAAGGTATAAAGAAATCTGGTCATCCTTATTCAGAGGGAGGTTCTGACCCCTTGAGATGGTTTTCAGGGCATGTTGGTTCAtatacaacagcagcagcagcagacgccACTTTTCTCCAACACCCTGACCTATACGTTTTCTTATCATACCTCAACAAGAAATTCCAAAGACTTCCCAATAATGTCTGATGCAACAGCTGCTCATCTCCCTCCTTATCTCCACCTGACCGGCTTCCACTCCCAGTTTCTTCTCCTCCCAGGTCATAACTCACCATTGTGAAGGGCATGAACTGCAGGATGTTTCCACGGCTTCCCTGTTCCAGGCACTCAACACACTCCTCCATAAAACTCTGTACAAACTGGGTGTGAGGGCCAGCCATCTTGGAACCCACAATGGAGGAAATGAGGAGGAAAAGGTTGGCTGAGGAGTAGAGAACAGGTGGTGCGAGTTGTCATGGTAGAAGTTATTAGAGGTTTCAGTGTCGATGGCATTTTCCCAGAGGTGATGGGCTGTTACTGCAGAGGTTTGTAACTAGAATCTTTTCGCctccaaatacatttttataggTCAAGTTAAATTTGAGAGAGCAGCACTGGCAAACAAAACTGTCAATAACGATCGACCTTTACCTGATTACTTCCATTCAAATACATaaattcaaatatttctcaagcTGCATATTTTAACATTGACCCTGGGATAACTTGGccccttttcacacacacacacacacacacacattcttaccCAGGGTTAACCTTTGCCCAGGACTATATATTCATACTGTATCTCTACTTAACCTGGGTTAAATGTCTGTTGGAACTAGGGCTCtcacaatatcagattttcactataATTATCTTCACAAAATGAAATCACAAATGATGTTGATGAGTGAGAtgaatgatgatgaaggtgacAGTTTGAGATGGGGCTAAAGTAAAGCCCTGTTCAGACCAAAGATTCACAATAAGACAAAAAGGTTTAGATTTTTGCTGTAGCGTGAAGTGGCCTTTGTCAGCTCGACACAGGCCGGTTGATGGTGCTACCTGCGACTCAGCTTGTCAAATAGCCTGTGGCTGGTTTTAGAACTTTATGCACATTATACAATGAGCACCTCATAGGATAGTCAGCTGGTTGAGTCAGATACAAATTGGAAGCTGGTTAAAATAGCAGTTTTGGGAGTAGGAAAGAGAggatcacctcattaatatgtCTGAGTAACAGCCTGACTGTATGACACAAGCCGTAgagtttaaatttaacattttgctACACTAAAAACATAACTGCTCTTCTCCTACTCTGTTCACAGATATACAACTAACAAGTAACCCACTCTCACTGCTCATTTATATCTGAGGTCGTTGCAGGACACAATGCAAGTAGCTGCAAGTTTTAACTCATCGCAAATATTTGGAACAGGCATTTAAAAGTGGAGTCACACATAATTCTACAATCTAAACATAAGCCACATGATCCAGTGGATATTTTGCCCAGGTCTGGTAGAGATGCAGTGTGAAATATATAGCCCCTGGTCTCGGGTAAGCCCTGGCTTAAAAGTATGTTTGTGAAAAGTTATTGCAATGAACAATGAAAGGTGGGCGACAACTTGAGGGGTAGGCCAACATAAAATGTCTCAATAATCTGTTGGCCCAACTAGAGCAGGAAGAATACTTTcaagttttaatttattttgtcacTTGACCTAATTTTTTCTTTAAGGAGGTATACAGAGTGGGCAGATGTTGCGCCATTTCTTTGTGCAATATGCATGCAAAAAAGGACATAGTGTGGACACAGACAGACTTCTCACCCAGGACTCTGTTGAGAGGGTCCCTCATGTTGACAGTGTGgagctgagaggcagagagggaactGCTCATAGATCTGTCACctgtaaggaaaaaaaaaaacaacgcaagaagctgttttcatttagttgtatgaaaacaaaatatgcaacaTCAAATTCCAAACAGGGAAGCTGAAATTGTCAGTCAAGTGTTCAGTCAGTGGTTGACGAAATGTGATCTCGGCTTAAGGTTGTGAAAGTACTAAAAGGCTTCCTTCGACTGAAGTATTGcatcatcttctttttttccttaaatAATGTTGACACacatatttcatttgttttactttccaaTTGACTTTTCAACGTAATGGGCAGAGCTCATTTGccaaaaaaatgtcacttttttagTTTCAATCTCAATAATTCCAAGCAAAGAAACTCATACCGCGCCCTCTAATAATTTCTGTAGAACTGAAAAACTGATCAAAGCTAAAGCCTCGCATTAGACTGGACTGCCTCAAGTCAGGACCTGTTGATGGCCAAGATGCTCAACACATAATTAATGTTTAACTGGATCGGTTTATCACAGAGAGCTTATTTATGCTTTTCTGATTTCGCTGAAGGGGCCTACAAGAAACAACTTGCCGGTGACAGTGTCTTAAAGCTCCATTTGATTTTGAAAACCAGGCTGGTATTTGCCTAATCTCCAACTAAGTCTGACAGACTTCATAATGAAACCATCTATTCAAACGCACACGTAAATAGACTGACCTGGACTGGAAAGGGCTACAGGCTCATCCTCATTTGAGCTGAGCAGACGCATGAGTTTTGAGGGCTGAGTGTCATCCAAGGGAAAGAGGCTGTTGTAGTCCTGCGGccaacaatataaatgttagCATCGTATTAAAAATCATTGTGATAATAGTTATTGTCATCCTATTTATCTTTAATGTCAGTACAATTGAGGAATAAGATCAAAGAAAACTTGTCAACTTCTCATGTTAAAAATAGTATTTTAAGGAGGAACATAGAACACAGCCGCATGACACACATAGCTTTGTGTGACTGTTTCACCTCAATATCTTCCCGCTGCCTTTTGCGCTGACGAGCTGAAAACGGGCCTTTGTGGTGAGAGGAGTATGAGCTGAGCGCACACCACACGCACAATCTGAGAAGTTATCGGGAAAGTACAGTTAGCGCCAGATCGCAAAATGCAAAAAACGAAAAGCATCAAAAGTATTTAAGGGTCTCTTACTTGGCCAGAGCTTTTCCAGGCGGGTCTGCCAGGCTGTGCCAGTGGGCAGAGTCTGTGAGCAGGTCGGGCAGTATGGTACCCAGCAGGGTGAGGGTGATCTGCTGGGTGTCCAGGCAGAAGATGCTGTAGAGTAACTCCACCACTCGATTGGCCCACTCCTGCCGAGTCTCCTTCAGCAGCTCCTGAAATAAAACAGTAGTCTGAGCACTGAGACACACCGAGTAATCTGCAGGCATACTTTTAAGTTCTATTTGATATCATCTGTTAATAAATAAGCATTAAAACTTATGTATACCAGAGCATCTAACGATTATTTTTCTCCATCAATCCGTTAGTTGCTTTGTctataaaaagtcataaaatggtgaaaaatatcaatcagtgtttcccaaagcccaggAAGACATCcttaaatgtctttgttttctcctctaGGACAGtcaagaaaccagaaaatattcacatccAAGACTTTCACAAATCAGAACATTGCTCAGCAACAATTTTCAAAAAAGCTGGCTACTCATTTTTAATAGCTGACAAGTTATCATCAATCGTTGCAGCTCTCATTTAACCATGGAAATTTCAAAATATGTTTGGCCAAAAAGACATACTCAATCCTTTTTTGGCGAAAACTCTGTAAACATAAGCAAACTGTGTTTACACAAACCATTCAACAGGATATCTTTAAATAGACCAGTGAAGAGTATGCCTTATACTGGCGTTATGCCCACATACACAATAATCCACAAAAAGATAAAGCCAAACTGAGCCTTTTTACTGAGCAACAACTGCTCTTAATATAGGCAAAGTAAATTCAAGTTCATCCTGGATAAAACACCCAGGTACATTTGCATGGATGGTTACACTCATATTGACCACAGTAGTATGTGTGTAAACCAGAGGAATCTAAAAATCAAAATATGTTCTGAGCAAgtaatattatttaattcagcAAAATCCATGTGTTTACAAGGGTTGACCAATAGTTGGTCAGAAATGGATAAAACAAGTTACAACAATTAGTAATTCAATTGGTCTGCAGATAaacagacaatgttttaatatagcacaatgtagtttttaagaagaaattcaaactcagaattttaatatttagaatatcaatgaggtaataatacaaactgagaaATAATAGTTTTTTCCATGAGTAAATAAATGAGCTGTTCTCAGGTGAataataaggtccccagaacacagtttgaagctacaAACTTGGCAGGGTCCACcgaatataaacaaagttaaacagtatgaaactgtgttgtacCTTCATGTCAGTTCGATTACTTAGTCATGAAACTGAAGAGTTTGTGAaggcaataaaaataaaaatcagtcaatgcaGATCTGTGTCTTCTGactaaaatgtcttcccccagAACTACATACTATAGTGCACCTTTGAATCATCATTCAAACAAATTTTGGCAAACATTTGCCGGTTCCAGGTTCTAAAATGTTAGAATTTTCAGATTTTCCTTTTcttaaattaataattaacCGAACATGTCTGGGTTTCTGACAGTTGGTTGGAAAAGAGAGACATCTGAAGACATCACCTGAGGGtgtattaaagtaaaaaaaaattttttaacaATTAATTAAGAATATAATTATCTATCAATGTCATCAATAATGAATATTATTGTTAGTTTCAACCTTTAAATAGAGCCAATGTTGCTGATGTTGATTCTTAAGATATCGGCACGTCTTCTTAGTCCACCTACCTTTACTAAATTGTTAGTGAACCAGAAGACCCCTCCCATATTGAGAAGACTCTCAAACAGATGCAGCGCCCGGCTGTCCACCCAGCCTTTGCGCAGCACCGTCTGGAACTGTTTGCTGAGGGCCACGTGGATGGGGTCTTTGGCCGGCAGCAGGTTGCGGTAGGGGATCGGCTCCTGGCCCTCCACTGGGGGGCGCAGGGTCGCGGCTGTTTGTTGGAAAACGTCGGCACACATGTGCTCCATGATAGAACTCATTATGATCACGCTGGTGGGGGAAAAAGGACGCAAGTGTTTATTACAAGTAATGAATGAAGATTAATCTTCATGAGTTCACGGGCGCTTATGAACATTGATTAGTGTTTGTTTATACC
Above is a genomic segment from Sparus aurata chromosome 20, fSpaAur1.1, whole genome shotgun sequence containing:
- the csf3a gene encoding colony stimulating factor 3 (granulocyte) a isoform X1, coding for MHILIAVFVLPSYMATLGRGAPLPGRGALVEDPQSQEMVKMSRDLIEKILQAIPDTHASCIHSQALQLNSTENERLAMIAKTIGIPSAPVLKAVSENYTLETCLRHMSEGLQLHRALLSSVTPRLENKDKVISLQADIRDLVIQVNKLLKKVHAEAVVQPSPTPVALTLPGDYEIQVAAHLTLVQLQAFGQDVVRCLRSLDRSNEEETES
- the csf3a gene encoding colony stimulating factor 3 (granulocyte) a isoform X2, with the translated sequence MATLGRGAPLPGRGALVEDPQSQEMVKMSRDLIEKILQAIPDTHASCIHSQALQLNSTENERLAMIAKTIGIPSAPVLKAVSENYTLETCLRHMSEGLQLHRALLSSVTPRLENKDKVISLQADIRDLVIQVNKLLKKVHAEAVVQPSPTPVALTLPGDYEIQVAAHLTLVQLQAFGQDVVRCLRSLDRSNEEETES